From Hippea alviniae EP5-r, the proteins below share one genomic window:
- the flgL gene encoding flagellar hook-associated protein FlgL — protein sequence MRITDNILFNNFLYNINKINEKTYINNEKMASGKRLLNLDSDPISLSKVLSLKDINLRFEQYTTNINSATAYLNAEDTALSTADDLLHKAGSLLVDGANSINNDLASRTAIAENLDSIKDELVDAANTIFQGKYLFSGTKTDTKPIQNIQNEATIVNITKDNNIENIKVAAGENFTDINQLDSGNYQVSIENGKLMVCKGDCSNPANVIPIDADSSDESDVGGNKVSNFIDLNNPRVKEKILNGEWIDTGRGLKIKIELSNPNTALSSINASLTVNYKAGGIDIYQGNEGKRNIEYSDKLTSPINITAKDIFKPTNQTLTSNNELIDDTTEDPITGSSKLINIDLPPDLKEAIQKAADETGYKLNAKDVIKITGTDHDGNLVKGSYTVSSNATINNLLSFIKTLDSTEILDTNKTFKTYTDSPITSSTTIGEINDPNIHNAIGSTLIIKGFKHDGTSEATSIAIHSTTTISSIANLISSTFNVNTYTNHGKIEIEDKLSGDSKLEIYAYTKNSNIPIFGSFVETSHGGSGGFKDVEAKVENGKIELIDKRPSNSKFNISFSIEDPSKNPKPNIFGVFNTTTLGKGVDAFRALRDASYDLKNPYSLSQISKPTNWKDISTFTPTLSGKYLGDKDDTWTLTVAKVGNDSKYTAISKEQIESIASTLSDGESKTVGIFQITNKEGKTIALIGLKVSKSSTGYYSYSIQTKTPSDPDKKIDFSGIESLQQINGTVIYSTSSSGFSTASDVSKALINNLTNIVIQTKDPITDGSFSGTVNGTPGVRINLIPPSNNDIPARLQKGDSFSFNLSNAIQQSLGKVKEALDQVLANRSIIGARTNRFQLAKERISYIKLSNDKTISELEDANIADVFSEFKRNQIVMQATLEVGAKLTSQNLFDYLR from the coding sequence ATGAGAATAACAGATAATATTCTGTTTAACAATTTTCTATACAACATCAATAAGATAAATGAGAAAACATACATAAACAACGAGAAGATGGCAAGCGGCAAAAGGCTTCTAAATCTTGATAGCGACCCAATATCCTTATCTAAGGTATTATCATTAAAAGATATAAATCTTAGATTCGAGCAATACACGACCAATATAAATTCTGCCACAGCATACCTAAACGCAGAAGATACAGCCCTTTCAACGGCAGACGACCTTTTGCACAAAGCAGGTTCACTGTTGGTTGACGGTGCAAACAGCATAAACAACGACCTTGCAAGCAGAACAGCTATAGCAGAAAATTTAGACTCAATAAAGGACGAACTTGTAGATGCAGCAAATACTATATTCCAAGGAAAATATCTCTTTTCTGGCACAAAAACAGACACAAAACCAATTCAAAACATACAAAACGAAGCTACCATAGTCAATATAACAAAAGACAACAACATTGAAAACATAAAAGTAGCGGCGGGAGAGAACTTTACCGACATAAATCAACTGGATAGCGGAAACTATCAAGTTTCTATTGAAAATGGAAAGCTAATGGTATGTAAAGGAGATTGCTCAAATCCAGCAAATGTCATACCAATAGATGCAGATTCATCTGATGAATCAGATGTGGGTGGTAATAAAGTATCAAATTTTATCGACTTAAATAACCCCAGAGTAAAAGAGAAAATTCTAAACGGAGAATGGATAGATACAGGTAGAGGTTTAAAAATAAAAATAGAGCTTTCAAATCCAAATACAGCACTAAGTTCCATTAATGCATCACTTACAGTAAACTATAAAGCAGGCGGTATAGATATCTATCAGGGAAATGAAGGCAAAAGAAACATAGAATACTCAGACAAACTAACAAGTCCAATAAACATAACAGCCAAAGATATCTTTAAACCAACAAATCAGACTCTAACGAGCAATAACGAGTTAATAGACGACACGACTGAAGACCCCATTACTGGTAGCTCAAAACTCATAAATATAGACTTACCACCAGATTTAAAAGAAGCTATACAGAAAGCAGCAGATGAAACAGGTTATAAACTAAATGCCAAAGATGTTATAAAAATAACAGGAACAGACCACGATGGTAATTTGGTAAAAGGTTCATACACGGTGTCATCCAATGCTACTATTAACAATCTTCTAAGTTTTATAAAAACGCTTGATTCAACAGAAATTTTGGACACAAACAAAACCTTTAAAACATATACTGATAGCCCTATAACATCATCAACAACAATAGGAGAAATAAACGACCCCAATATACACAACGCCATAGGTTCAACTTTAATAATTAAGGGTTTTAAACACGATGGGACATCTGAAGCAACAAGCATAGCAATTCACTCAACAACAACTATCTCATCTATTGCAAATCTAATTTCATCCACTTTCAATGTAAATACATATACAAATCACGGAAAAATAGAAATAGAAGACAAATTATCAGGAGACAGTAAATTAGAGATATATGCGTACACAAAAAATAGCAACATACCAATTTTTGGAAGTTTCGTAGAAACATCGCACGGAGGAAGCGGAGGATTTAAAGATGTTGAAGCAAAAGTAGAGAATGGAAAAATAGAGCTAATAGACAAAAGACCTTCTAACAGCAAATTCAACATATCCTTCTCAATAGAAGACCCTTCAAAAAACCCAAAACCCAACATTTTCGGGGTATTTAACACAACAACCTTAGGAAAAGGCGTGGATGCGTTTAGAGCGTTAAGAGATGCAAGCTATGATTTAAAAAATCCCTATTCTTTAAGTCAAATATCAAAACCAACCAACTGGAAAGACATATCAACATTTACACCGACATTAAGCGGCAAATATCTTGGAGACAAAGATGATACATGGACGCTCACAGTTGCAAAAGTAGGTAACGACTCCAAATATACTGCTATATCAAAAGAACAAATAGAGAGTATAGCATCAACACTCTCAGACGGAGAATCAAAAACGGTCGGAATATTTCAAATAACAAATAAGGAAGGTAAAACTATAGCTCTTATAGGTTTAAAAGTGAGTAAAAGTTCAACAGGATACTATTCCTATTCTATTCAAACAAAAACCCCTTCTGATCCTGACAAGAAAATAGATTTTTCTGGCATAGAATCTCTTCAACAAATTAATGGAACTGTAATATACTCAACTTCATCTTCCGGATTTTCAACTGCATCGGATGTATCAAAAGCATTAATAAACAATTTAACTAACATAGTTATCCAAACAAAAGACCCTATAACAGACGGTAGTTTTTCAGGCACTGTAAACGGAACACCTGGTGTCAGAATAAACCTTATACCACCATCCAACAATGACATACCTGCAAGACTACAAAAAGGTGACAGTTTTTCATTTAATCTTTCAAACGCTATTCAGCAATCACTGGGCAAAGTAAAGGAAGCCCTTGACCAGGTTTTAGCAAACCGCTCAATCATAGGTGCAAGGACAAACAGATTCCAGCTTGCAAAAGAGAGAATAAGCTATATAAAGCTCTCGAACGACAAGACAATCTCAGAGCTTGAAGATGCAAACATAGCCGATGTATTCTCAGAGTTCAAACGTAATCAGATAGTAATGCAGGCAACATTGGAAGTTGGCGCAAAACTGACAAGTCAAAATCTATTCGACTATTTGAGATAA
- the flgK gene encoding flagellar hook-associated protein FlgK, with product MPTIFDALNIGVSGLYVSKAAVNVIGNNVANVNTPGYSRERVDILPSMPLVSYAGVFGTGAEVSQVISLRNDLIDKRVRTADQEMNYYDKLNSTLDEVQSIFNEENGVGLKGAMEQFFNAWHALSLNPDLETARQQVIEKGLTLSKALKDADFSLNQIRNNLDDQVQSTVTEINSLSKRIAQLNYEIKKAELGDKDHANTLRDERSVLLEKLSNLANVTILDNPSPDDNTKPEMTILLGGMPIVSGKDYNEISAEKLNGAQYYRVYFVDASGSKTDITNRITNGTLGATLYLRDKVIPEYQDKVNNIAKTLIQEVNKIHSQGAGLTAYSQVEGIYTADPYASLNIPEATGLDMAVKTGSFKIKVIDSQGNDVGTFTIPVNADDHIAQKDPSDTHSIIEKFNKVMQGYAQMSISPAGNVQITAENGYKFAFTYDSSNFLAAVGINTFFTGHGASDIGVNSVLQNDPSKIAAGKTLDPGDSSNAEAIAQVQLDKVMVNNTQTIDEYYNAFLGTIGSTKQRYDEIYKAKQAIYQQLKTTQQSQEGVSLDEEAANLIKFQRAYQANARFISVVDQMTETLINMV from the coding sequence ATGCCTACGATTTTTGATGCTTTAAACATTGGCGTAAGCGGACTATATGTCAGCAAAGCAGCAGTAAATGTAATAGGCAACAATGTCGCAAATGTAAACACACCCGGATACAGCAGAGAGAGGGTCGATATTCTCCCATCTATGCCATTGGTTTCATATGCAGGTGTATTTGGAACTGGTGCTGAAGTTAGTCAAGTCATAAGCCTAAGAAACGATTTAATAGACAAAAGAGTTAGAACAGCCGATCAAGAGATGAACTATTATGACAAACTAAATTCAACTTTGGACGAAGTGCAAAGTATCTTTAACGAAGAAAATGGCGTAGGATTAAAGGGTGCAATGGAACAGTTTTTTAACGCATGGCATGCTTTAAGTCTAAATCCAGATTTAGAAACCGCAAGACAGCAGGTTATAGAGAAAGGTTTAACACTATCAAAGGCATTAAAAGATGCAGATTTCTCTCTAAATCAGATAAGAAACAACTTAGATGACCAGGTTCAATCAACAGTTACAGAGATAAACTCACTATCGAAGAGGATAGCCCAATTAAATTATGAGATTAAAAAGGCAGAGCTTGGAGACAAAGACCACGCAAACACATTAAGAGACGAAAGAAGTGTTTTGTTAGAAAAACTTTCAAATCTTGCAAATGTTACAATTTTGGATAATCCATCTCCTGATGACAACACAAAGCCAGAAATGACCATTTTACTTGGTGGAATGCCAATTGTATCAGGCAAAGACTACAATGAAATCAGTGCAGAAAAGCTAAACGGAGCTCAATACTACAGAGTGTATTTTGTTGACGCTTCTGGCTCAAAAACCGATATAACGAACAGAATAACCAATGGAACATTAGGTGCAACCTTATACTTGAGAGATAAAGTTATTCCAGAGTATCAAGATAAAGTTAACAATATAGCAAAAACACTCATTCAGGAAGTCAACAAAATACACTCACAAGGAGCTGGTCTTACGGCATACTCGCAAGTTGAAGGCATATATACAGCAGACCCATATGCTTCTTTGAATATACCAGAAGCAACAGGACTTGATATGGCGGTAAAAACAGGTTCTTTCAAAATTAAAGTAATAGACTCCCAAGGTAACGATGTAGGAACCTTTACAATACCAGTAAACGCTGATGACCATATAGCACAAAAAGACCCATCCGATACACACTCAATAATAGAAAAATTTAATAAAGTAATGCAAGGATACGCTCAAATGAGTATTTCGCCTGCCGGCAATGTTCAAATAACGGCAGAAAACGGTTACAAATTTGCATTTACATACGATTCATCTAATTTTCTTGCAGCCGTTGGCATAAATACATTTTTTACAGGTCATGGAGCATCCGACATTGGAGTAAATTCCGTATTACAAAATGACCCGAGTAAAATAGCAGCAGGAAAAACACTCGACCCAGGCGACAGCTCAAATGCCGAAGCAATAGCCCAGGTTCAACTTGACAAAGTTATGGTAAACAACACTCAGACAATAGATGAATACTACAATGCATTCTTAGGAACAATAGGTTCAACAAAACAAAGATACGATGAAATATATAAAGCAAAACAAGCTATATATCAGCAACTTAAAACAACCCAGCAATCTCAAGAAGGTGTATCCTTAGACGAAGAAGCAGCCAATTTAATTAAGTTTCAAAGGGCTTATCAGGCAAATGCACGATTCATATCTGTTGTTGACCAGATGACAGAAACATTAATAAACATGGTATAA